A region from the Pelobates fuscus isolate aPelFus1 chromosome 3, aPelFus1.pri, whole genome shotgun sequence genome encodes:
- the HK2 gene encoding hexokinase-2 translates to MIASHLLAYFFTELNHDQVQKVDKYLYHMRLSDETLLEVSNRFEKQMGKGLGAETNPTASVKMLPTFVRSTPDGTENGDFLALDLGGTNFRVLRVKVSDNGTKKVEMENQIYAIPEDLMRGSGAQLFDHIAECLANFMEKLNIKDRKLPLGFTFSFPCHQTKLDESILANWTKGFKACGVEGKDVVTLLRKAIKKRGDFDIDIVAVVNDTVGTMMTCGFDDHNCEIGLIIGTGTNACYMEEMRHIDLVEGDEGRMCVNMEWGAFGDDGCLDDIRTEFDREIDMGSLNPGKQMFEKMISGMYMGELVRLILVKMAKEDLLFGGRITADLLTTGHFETRFISDIEKDKEGIQKAHEILSKLGLEPSHEDCVATHRICQIVSTRSANLCAATLAAVLRRIRENKGVERLKSTVGVDGSVYKNHPHYARLLQKTVRRLVPECDVRFIRSEDGSGKGAAMVTAVAYRLADQKHEREKTLEALNLSHQQLLEIKKVMRTEMERGLQKESHNSATVKMLPTYVRATPDGTEKGDFLALDLGGTNFRVLLVRVRNGMRRGVEMHNKIYTIPQDIMLGTGEELFDHIVHCIADFLEYMGMKGVSLPLGFTFSFPCQQNSLDEGILLKWTKGFKASGCEGEDVVNLLKEAIHRREEFDLDVVAVVNDTVGTMMTCGYEDPYCEMGLIVGTGSNACYMEEMKNVDLVEGVEGRMCINMEWGAFGDNDCLEPFRTEFDKAVDELSLNPGKQRFEKMISGMYLGEIVRNILIDFTKRGFLFRGKISERLKTRGIFETKFLSQIESDRLALLQVRSILQHLGLNSTCDDSIIVKEVCTVVARRAAQVCGAGVAAVVDKIRENRGLDFLKVTVGVDGTLYKLHPHFSTIMRQTVKELSPKCQVTFLQSEDGSGKGAALITAVACRIREAGQR, encoded by the exons GTGGACAAGTATCTCTATCACATGCGCTTGTCAGATGAGACACTTCTGGAAGTGTCAAACCGGTTTGAAAAACAGATGGGGAAGGGACTTGGAGCAGAGACCAACCCCACAGCTTCTGTGAAGATGCTTCCGACATTTGTGCGATCCACACCAGATGGGACAG AAAATGGAGACTTCTTGGCATTGGACTTGGGAGGAACAAACTTCAGAGTGTTACGGGTGAAGGTTTCAGATAATGGGACAAAGAAAGTGGAGATGGAGAATCAGATTTATGCCATTCCAGAGGATCTGATGCGAGGCAGCGGAGCTCAG CTGTTTGACCATATTGCTGAATGTTTGGCCAACTTCATGGAGAAGCTGAACATCAAAGACCGGAAGCTTCCTCTGGGATTCACGTTCTCGTTTCCCTGTCATCAGACCAAACTGGATGAG AGCATCTTGGCAAATTGGACCAAAGGATTCAAAGCCTGTGGGGTAGAAGGAAAGGATGTGGTCACATTGTTACGGAAAGCAATCAAGAAACGTGGG GATTttgacattgacattgtggctgTTGTAAATGACACTGTGGGAACCATGATGACTTGTGGATTTGATGACCACAATTGTGAAATTGGTCTTATTATTG GTACAGGTACTAATGCATGTTACATGGAAGAAATGAGGCATATTGATTTGGTGGAAGGTGACGAAGGACGGATGTGCGTGAATATGGAGTGGGGTGCATTTGGAGATGATGGATGCCTGGATGATATTAGGACTGAGTTTGACCGCGAAATCGACATGGGATCTTTAAATCCAGGCAAACAAAT GTTTGAGAAGATGATTAGCGGAATGTACATGGGAGAGTTAGTCAGACTTATCTTAGTCAAAATGGCCAAAGAAGATCTTCTTTTTGGCGGCAGGATTACAGCCGACCTCCTGACTACTGGACATTTTGAAACCCGTTTCATCTCAGATATTGAAAA GGATAAAGAAGGGATTCAGAAAGCCCATGAAATTTTAAGCAAATTGGGTTTGGAGCCATCCCATGAGGACTGTGTGGCCACTCACAGAATCTGTCAGATTGTATCTACCCGTTCTGCCAATCTTTGTGCTGCAACTCTAGCTGCTGTGCTGCGGCGGATCCGGGAAAACAAAGGTGTGGAGAGGCTGAAATCCACAGTGGGAGTGGATGGATCTGTCTACAAAAACCATCCACA tTATGCTCGGCTCCTTCAGAAGACTGTTCGTCGTTTGGTACCAGAATGTGATGTCCGATTCATCCGGTCTGAAGATGGCAGTGGAAAAGGGGCTGCTATGGTGACTGCTGTAGCTTACAGATTGGCTGACCAGAAGCATGAAAGAGAGAAAACACTTGAAGCTTTAAATCTCAGCCACCAACAGCTCTTGGAGATTAAGAAAGTAATGAGGACAGAAATGGAGAGGGGCCTGCAAAAAGAAAGCCACAACAGTGCCACAGTGAAAATGCTGCCCACCTATGTACGAGCAACTCCTGATGGTACAG AGAAAGGAGACTTCCTGGCTTTAGATCTAGGAGGCACTAATTTCCGTGTGCTCCTCGTACGTGTTCGAAATGGCATGAGACGTGGCGTGGAAATGCACAATAAGATCTACACAATCCCCCAGGACATTATGCTGGGCACAGGCGAGGAG CTTTTTGACCACATTGTTCATTGTATTGCGGATTTCCTGGAATACATGGGCATGAAAGGAGTGTCACTGCCCCTGGGATTCACCTTTTCTTTTCCTTGTCAACAGAATAGCCTGGATGAG GGTATTCTTCTTAAGTGGACTAAAGGTTTCAAGGCATCTGGCTGTGAAGGAGAGGATGTTGTGAATTTGCTAAAGGAAGCCATCCACAGACGGGAG GAATTTGACCTGGATGTAGTGGCTGTAGTAAATGATACAGTGGGCACTATGATGACCTGTGGCTATGAAGACCCTTACTGTGAAATGGGATTGATAGTTG GAACTGGGAGCAACGCATGTTACATGGAGGAGATGAAGAATGTTGATCTGGTGGAAGGAGTGGAGGGCAGGATGTGCATTAACATGGAGTGGGGGGCATTTGGAGACAATGACTGTCTGGAACCATTCCGTACAGAGTTTGACAAAGCTGTGGATGAATTGTCTCTTAATCCTGGCAAGCAGAG GTTTGAGAAGATGATTAGTGGCATGTATCTTGGGGAGATCGTCAGAAATATATTGATAGATTTCACCAAACGAGGGTTTCTCTTCAGAGGAAAGATTTCAGAGAGGCTCAAGACGAGAGGCATCTTTGAAACCAAGTTCCTGTCTCAGATCGAAAG TGACCGCCTGGCATTACTGCAGGTCCGCTCCATCCTACAACATCTTGGCTTGAACAGCACATGTGATGACAGTATCATAGTAAAGGAAGTGTGTACAGTTGTAGCACGTAGAGCAGCACAAGTCTGTGGGGCTGGTGTTGCAGCCGTGGTGGACAAGATCAGGGAGAACCGAGGGCTGGACTTCTTGAAAGTCACAGTAGGAGTGGACGGAACACTCTACAAACTTCACCCACA tttttccacCATCATGCGCCAGACAGTAAAGGAGCTGTCCCCTAAATGCCAGGTGACCTTTCTCCAATCTGAAGATGGTAGCGGGAAGGGAGCTGCTCTGATCACAGCAGTGGCCTGTAGGATTCGGGAAGCAGGCCAGCGTTAA